From the Cucumis sativus cultivar 9930 chromosome 5, Cucumber_9930_V3, whole genome shotgun sequence genome, the window GATTTTCAGAAACAATGATTCATGGAGCTGAAGGGCAGTTTAATATGCACACTAACAATGATTTCTTACTGAAACCCTTTGGAGAAGATGGTATAGAGACAGAGTTTATGAGGCTTCAAAGTCTCTCAGGGCCACCAAGATTTCTCTTCACCATAATAGAAGAAACCAAGGAAGATTTAGAATCTGAAGATGGTAAATCCAAAGTTGATAAGAATGGGAAAGAATCAAAAAGTAGGAGTTTGAGTGATTTACTTCTTACTGTGGAGACTCCATACTTGACTCCATTAGCTTCTCCAACTCTTTTTACACCACCTCTTACTCCCGCAGATTCTTATAAACCCCATGGATTCAATCCTCTCTTTGAATCAGTTTCAGATGCAGAGTTTAACAAGTTAAGGTCATCTCCAcctccaaaattcaaatttctacaAGAAGCAGAGGAGAAACTCAAGAGGAAGTTACTTGAAGCAGCTGAGAAAGGGGTTCATGATAATCCCAAAGAGTTTGTTGAAGATTCAGGAACTAAGGCTTCCACGGAGAAGTTACTTAAAGATGAAGAGGACAATGAGAAATCTTATATTACAATTGTTGTTGACAGCAACCAAGATATGGAGCTGAATCACCATTATCATCAATGTACAACACAACAGTATCATTCAAGCACTTCTTCACAGGTACTTCCTTTGCCATCTTCACCTTCAACCTTCAGTTCATCAATCAACAAGAAGCCAATCTAACCATTAGGATTGATTCACCAAAGTTGAAATgggtatttattttttttatttttaaactttaaccCCCTTCTTTGTTGGGTTAAACTTGTTGGTTTGAAGTGTTGTTAAGAGTGAGAGTTTGTAGGCTAAGCTAATCTGGTGCAGTGCATTTACCTTTTTTGACTTTATCTTAAAAATTTGTCTGAAAAATGATGTTGAGAAGTGGGAGGTGGGGCTGATGCAAGTTGGTGGATGGATGTGGggatatttgttttattcaatCTCCATGTCTCCTAAGCTTGTCTCATACCTATTAAGTCTTCTTGTGGCTGATGGTAATGCTGAAACTTTGGGGTAGAAGGGAGCTTTGTaaaatccttttctttttttgaagttAATGCTCTTCTACTGTATCTTTCCTCTTCTCTCTCTAAGTTAATGCCTGTGTTTTTCTAataaccatttggtttttggtaTTTAGTTGTTGAAATTAAACTTGTAAACATTACTTTCACATTTGCAAGCCAAgttatggaagaaaaaataaagtaagtCTTACTCATtaaccatttggtttttcaaaatggttttgttttctcacaattttgattttatcttCTTGAGAAAACATTTGGAGTTTTAGCTGGTTTTCGAAAATGGCATTGTTTTCTCACAgttttgatttaatatttttaagaaaacatatgAATTTGTCAGCTAAACTCccaaaccaaaaacaaattttatcttagttttcaaaatgtggactgaattttaaaaacactaCTAAAAGATAGATAACCAAACAAGTAAATGAACAGGTGGAAGCAATATTCGAACAACAATCGGTTTAAGAATGTAGTTGGTACAAATACTTTCTTTGGTGTAAATTGGAGATTCCTTTAACTCATTAtagtttatcttttatttatttatttatttttacctttACAATTGGATATCTTTCTTGTAAATCTCCTTTAGGTGTTGTGTTTTCCCATTTCACTCCTTCCATGAAGGGGtcctttattttcaaaaaagtttaaaaccaAATAATGATCAAAAACTGAAATGTTACTTTAAGAAAAGTgttatgaaaaagtaaaataagaaaGCATAAACATAGTGGTCATAAATACAACCTCAACAACTTTAAACTCTACCATAACATATAGTACTAATGTTGTCAAAGGATTAAGAGGAACTTAGTCTTTACACTTTCTTTACACTTTCTTCAtcaaatatacatatgaaTTAGGAAGgggttattttttctttggggGGATGGAGGATATTTAGCAGTACGTGGCTTGAAAAAGTACCAGTCAGAACAAAGAGACAGAGATGGATAAGAGCTGGGCagatcttttttcttttctttttatttggttaCTTAAAAGGACAAAGTTAGGAAATTGCTCGTGAAAATGTATTGTCCGAATAGGTTGTTGGTGCCCCCACCCTTGAAGAGAATCATTACACCCATTGCCTTTTatcacttgttttttttttaaagctgATATGTCCATAGATGAATCATGACTCTTCAACTTTAGTGCCACATGTTCTACTCActatattttatcataaatacTTGGCTACATCACATATGCATCTCACTAAATTGTCTAATCATAACTTGTCAtggaataaattttattttttcatttttgttaaaaatgttTTGGTATTTCTTTTATGTGGATGGTGAGAAGGGTTGCATGGAGATGGATGGATAATGTCGGAATGGACTCAAGTATTACCTATGTCTTATTTAGTtcatattctttcaaaatgttttcccacTCTCGATTTTCTGTAGGATAATAccatcattttcttaaagaaactTTTGTTGTCATTTTGAACATAGTTGGATGTATCAttacatttattattgtttcaagGGTCAAAGTTTCAATTTCTAGGTATATAATTGTTGATTTAAACAAACCATTTGTTAGTTCAAGTTGTAATGTTTGtgttatgtatattttattttatgagattttgattttgattttggttttgggAAGTTGGGATAAAGCCAACTCAGACTCTGTTTCTACTTCTCTTTGTCATACTACATTATTGCAAACCCCACCATTCATAATTCTACAACTAAAAGTAAGAAGTTAATAGTTACCAAGTaagtaatatatttggtaaagcaaatataattatattcttaTTTGTGAAAGTAAATATATGGATAATTATGAtggataacaattttaaaaataataattaagtatagaacaataatttaaaaaaattgtaatatattgAAGATAACTATgaattattaatgatagacttatattaatatttgcaacataaaCTATAAGTGATCTCATATCCATCACGGATAAATTTTGACAGATTATGTTAAGTacatttgtaatatttttaaaatgttgttatatgtttaattattttaaatttagaagttgtgtttgcaattattttcaagtataattatatttctatattCGAAAAGATAAGTTATAAACTTTATCGAAATATATTAGGGGTGAAAACGACTTAATCAAAGTTGGTCAATCAgagtatatgtatatatacatatcgTATGTACATGTGtacgtatatatatgtacatacaTATGTACATGTGTACGTATATATACGTACATACATATGTACATGTGTACGTATATATACgtacatatatatacgtaTACATATGTACGTATACATACGTACATATACATacgtatatatacatatgtgtgtgtatatatatataactttaaatttttaggatctttttttgtttctttcctcATCCTCTCATAGATTTCGCACGCCTTCAGTCCATACCCACTAACCCTTGCTTGTTGTTGGCGTCTTCCCTCCCTTGCGTGCCATTAGCGTCTTCCCTCTTTACATCTGTCGTCGAGTGTCCCTCTGTTAGCGTTTGTTGTCCAGTGATCCTCAACCCAATTCCATTGTGTTGGATTTTACAACATAAAACACATACCGAGAGATTTCGCAACAAACCCACATCAggctcttctttctctctttcattcaagcatattttttttttttttataaaattatcatattcatatgaaaaaaagaaaactttgaagaatcTCTATTTTACCACTCTAACacttaaaaagaaaccaaacatgggaagagtttttcttttggaattttacaatatatttagGGAAGAAGAAACATAATTTTGCCTTTTTCTCAACACCctcttcttattttcaaatttgtatgaGTTTGACAATTTAAAAGTAcctaaaaatgaaatgcaaGCTCTCTCGTGAAGATCCAATTAATCTTTATTCCAAGATCTCACGAGTTACTTTAACATGTTTGTTAGATTATGAGTTAGATAGAAGTTATAAAGTTGtgttcattttgatttgatgtaGAAACTTCAAGATGATTTACATACAATCGGATGATGATGATTGTTTAAATGTTAGATATTGTCTagttcattatttatttaggtgaatatatgtatgtatatataatatatgtatgtatctataatatatgtatatatctacaatatatgtatgtaatGTATTTGAATCAATGTTAACTTATTGTATTAGATGTTGTAGAAGTTTACCATGACATAATAATTTGAGTGAGTAATTTAgtaaaatagtatatattgattttaatgaattttcttctattctagAGTCAATTTTCTcgtattaataataatttaaaggaTATACCAATATTATGAGATTTATTTGTAAGAAATCTAAATACCAATATCcaactatttttgttcaagatcatatattttatgtttgatacaTGATTTTGAACCAATAacacttgaaaacaaagattatgatttctaaaaaagattgcaaaagaaaaaagatgatggaaaggaaaagaaaaattgtttacaAAGAAAGATTTCTAAAAATCTTTAttccaagaaaagaaaaacttttatttttaaaaaagatcgTTTTTTGATTttagtgttttgttatatttatgaaaattaactttgGTCTTTACAAAagaatgaatttaataagacaaataaaccctaaaccctaaaccctcaattttataaatatttttagaatgactatttttgcaaatactTTGTTAAACAACTATATTTTAACACTATGTCACCCAAAGATAGGTAAATCAACCTTATACGAACCTCGACTAATCTCCTTAGACAACCTGtttgattttagaatatttatggtgcgtttattataaaagttgtTTGGAAAAGGGTTATGTGagtagtgttatgatagtgctatgataagatgtgtttggagGAAGGGTTATGTGAGTAATGTTATGATagtattatgataagatgtgtttggggAAGGGTTGTATTGATAGTGAtgtgatatatttattatttaattaattttttttagcaaattcatatttaaaatccaATGGTCAAAgtgaattatttgaaatatttaaaatcaaaattaaattaggtcACATTAATTTTACTACTTGaa encodes:
- the LOC101211670 gene encoding uncharacterized protein LOC101211670; protein product: MKSLSSVGLGLSVIFGCLFLALVAELYYLLWWKKRFTDRDVENDYSSPARELFYMFCWKRSSSLSHTALNPQDLSSSVRFSETMIHGAEGQFNMHTNNDFLLKPFGEDGIETEFMRLQSLSGPPRFLFTIIEETKEDLESEDGKSKVDKNGKESKSRSLSDLLLTVETPYLTPLASPTLFTPPLTPADSYKPHGFNPLFESVSDAEFNKLRSSPPPKFKFLQEAEEKLKRKLLEAAEKGVHDNPKEFVEDSGTKASTEKLLKDEEDNEKSYITIVVDSNQDMELNHHYHQCTTQQYHSSTSSQVLPLPSSPSTFSSSINKKPI